One part of the Salinivirga cyanobacteriivorans genome encodes these proteins:
- a CDS encoding LytR/AlgR family response regulator transcription factor, translated as MIKTIIIEDELPARNVLKHYLSRHEEFSLVAECTNGFEGVKAINEHRPELILLDIEMPKLNGFEMLELVDPMPAVIFTTAYDEYAIRAFETNAVDYLLKPFDENRFDTAIDKAMKRINDDISPEINKAAESTVSQPLDQVVVSSGNKIEILPPEDIYMIEAQDDYVMIHTNAEQYLKKKTMLFYEKHLGDHFLRIHRSYIINTKQIGNIELYGKQQYQIRLKNNMTVKTSKSGYKKIKEKLML; from the coding sequence ATGATAAAAACTATCATCATAGAAGACGAGTTACCCGCACGAAATGTATTAAAGCATTACCTCTCGCGCCATGAAGAGTTCTCCCTGGTTGCCGAATGCACCAATGGTTTCGAGGGAGTAAAAGCCATTAATGAACATCGCCCTGAACTGATCTTACTCGATATAGAAATGCCAAAGCTTAATGGTTTTGAAATGCTTGAGCTTGTAGACCCAATGCCGGCAGTAATTTTTACTACCGCGTATGACGAGTATGCCATCAGAGCATTTGAGACCAACGCCGTGGATTACCTTTTAAAACCATTTGACGAAAACCGCTTTGATACAGCCATCGACAAGGCTATGAAAAGGATCAATGATGATATTTCACCCGAAATCAATAAGGCAGCAGAAAGCACAGTATCACAACCCCTGGATCAGGTAGTGGTTTCGAGCGGAAACAAAATTGAGATTCTCCCTCCTGAAGATATATATATGATTGAAGCCCAGGATGATTATGTAATGATTCATACAAATGCAGAGCAATACCTCAAAAAAAAGACAATGCTTTTTTACGAAAAGCATCTGGGCGATCATTTCCTCAGAATTCACCGTTCTTATATCATCAACACAAAACAAATAGGCAACATTGAACTGTACGGCAAACAACAATATCAAATAAGATTAAAAAATAACATGACAGTAAAAACAAGTAAATCAGGGTATAAAAAAATAAAGGAAAAATTAATGCTATAA